The Deltaproteobacteria bacterium genome segment TGGGCTTGGGGGCCGGGCCCAACGGGGGGGAACGTTTTTTTTTCCAACCCCCCCCCCCCCCCCCCCCCCGATAACACCGTTAACGTCAATATAATTTCGTTCGAACTCGATTCTGAAATTATTCGAGATGGCGAGAGCGCCACGCTTTCGTGGACGGTCGAAAACGCCACAAGCTGTTCCATCGATCAGGGAATCGGAACCGTCGATCCCGAGGCAGGTTCGGTAGCAGTCAGTCCAGATACCGATACGGTTTACACGCTCGAATGCTTGCAGACAGGCGACAGCGATGCCGCCGAAGCGGAGCTGACGGTTTACCCTGCGGCCGGAACGTTCGATAACGCAATCCAGGAAGGGGGGACAGGAGGCGACGGATTGTATGAGATGGCGGTCCACACCAATGGGTCGCTGTACGTTTCCGGGGCCTATGGCACCTCGGATTCCATCTGGGGCGAACCGCCCTCACAAACGACACTATCCGCTTCCGGTGCGAACAGTAACGGCGTTTTCGCCAAATACGATTCAAGCCTCAACCTTGCATGGGCCAAGCGGCTCAAAAACGTTGTCGCCACGAATCTCTCTTTCCTTGGCAACGGGCAGGTCGTAATCAGCGGAACGACAGCGGGCGACGCAGAATTCAATCCAGGCGAATTAAACTCCATACCACTCACTAATACGGGGTATAATCCTTTCGTCGCCGTTGCGGATTCCGATGGCACAGTGCTCTGGGCGCGCTCTGCGACTGGCGGGAGTTCTGTTGGAGCCGGAACTAACGATTCAGCGAGGCTCAGCGATAACTCGATACTGCTCATCGGGAGTTTCTCAGGCTCCCTGACGTTCGCTCAGGGAACGCCGGGTCAGGTGACAATCACAGCCACCGGTGTCGCCAGTGGATTTATCGCCAGATATGAAAGTGACGGGGATTTCCTCTGGGCAAAAAGGATAACGGCAGGAGGAACCGGAAAAGTATATCCAGCGGCCGTGTCAGTGAATGCCGACGATACGTTTGTCATTGGCGGTGCCATTTCGGAATCGGCGATATTTGGCCCCGGTGAAGCCAATGCCACGACCTTGACCGCAACACCTGCTCCGGGATTTGGCTACAATGCTTTCATTGCAAAATACAATGCCAATGGGACACTGGCGTGGGCCAAGCAGGCAACCTCAGGAGCCAATTCCGTCATTTACGATATGAGCCGGATGGCCGGTGGCGATCTGATCGTGTCTGGTCATTTCGGCTTCTCACCAAGTTATCTCTCAGTGACGATTGGGCCGGGTTCCACGTCACCTGTCATTTTCACGGGAAGCAATCATGATCAGCATGCATGGATGGGGCGCTTCTCCGCATCCGGCGAACTGAACTGGGCCAAAAGAAGCAGCTCCGGAACGGCCAGCATCTGGAGAAACACGCTATCTAGCGGTGAAGACGAAGTGTTTTCTATGGGATCCTGCTCCGGCGGGACTGTGTTTGGCGATGGCGAAGCCGGAGAAATGGCGATTCCGGGTGAAACCACAAGCGTCTTCTCCTGCTTCACCCGGTTTTCCAGTTCAAATGGCCTGCTTCAGGATGGCTTTGCGTTCCCAAAATCTTCGAATTCGTCGCCGTCGTTTGCCATATTTGATGCCTACCGGATGGCCTACGGCGGGAATCTCGGGGAAACCACGATTTTTGGAGAAGGCTCAAACCAGAAAACGATCGTTCCCGCCGGGGGCGATGCATTTATCGCCACTTACTGGAAATAAGGAGAGTCCATGAGCGACGAAATCACCATGGGAAATGACGAGTTCATCCTGCATTTGAGGAAACGGTACAAATGGGGTGGAGATAACCGGCTGTTGGGTGAAGAAATTTGGAGAACCATCCAGGAACTAGACAACAATGCCAGGCAGGAACCGGAAGGAAAAGCTACGCCGGTCTTATGGCCCACCGAGGGAGAAAATATTGCTCCGGATCGGTTGCCGACAGCCGCACACCAGTTCGTATTCAACCGTGAAATTCTTCCCGATTTATACAGAAGACTCGGTGAGATTGGCAAAAGAATCAAAGGGTCTTTCTCCTAATACACTTCCAGAACTCCGAAAGTAGATACCGAAGTCGCCGCCACCGGGTGAAGTCACCGCATCCGGCAGTGGCACTGGCCACGGCGCCGTGAGTTGATCACTCCCCCGCCCGCGCGAGGATTTTCTCCGCCTGGGTCTCCACAGCCTCCGCCGGACTACCGGCCGGAATCTCCATGAGGGGTGCGATGTCCGGGCGGTCATGGCCGGTGCCGGGCCAGATATGGATACCGCCGGGCAGGCTTGAAAAGACGAACGCCCGGCCACCGGGGAGTTCGAACCGCAGACCCGCCAGCATCCGGCCGCCGGGGAGCGTCCTCCGGACAAAGCGGCTCGAACCGCCAAGTGCCTTCACGCGGGCGATCAGCACCTCCGACAGGGCGAGCGCATAGGCTGGAAAATCCGGGGCGTTCTGCATGACGGGAAGAATAGCTGTCCGGCCCCTTTCCTGCTGCCCTGAAATAAATACAGCCCGTTTTCGGCAAATCCGGATTTTTCGTCTATCCTGCCGATTGACGCGCTGCATCCGGCATGGGGCCGGAGCGGAATGTGTTCGCGCAGGAACTCTCCCCCATGCCAGCAGATATCGTTTCCACTGACCACGGCGTCCGGATCGGCGACCTCGAAGTGCTGTTCGGTGTCGCGGTGAAACGCCAGCTCCTCCGGGCCAACTCGCTCATTCTCCACGGCCCGCGTCCCATCGTGGTTGACCCGGCCGCGCAGGAGCCGCGGCACAGGGAGCTCGCGGCCGGAAACCCCATTCTCTATTTCACCCACTACCACGCCGACCACCGGGCGGCCGAGCACGTGTACCCAGCCTCCACGGAGGTATGGGCGAGCGAGGCCGACGCCGAGGCGATCGAGAGCATGGAGTCGTTCGTCAACCGCGTGGACCGGGGCAGCGACGGCGAGCAGCTCAGGAACTCCATCCGGGGCCTGCAGATGATGTTCCGCATCGGACCCAGAAAGGTCAGCCGCCGCGTTACCGACGGCGGCCTGCTGGAGGCGGGCGGCTGCACGGGGAAGGTCATGGCGCTCCCTGGACATACGCCGGGCCATTCGGGAATTTACTTTCCCGGGCAGTCGCTCCTGTTCATCACCGACATCGACCTCACGGCCTTCGGCCCCTGGTACGGAAACGATGCCTCCGACATCACGCTGTTCAAGGCATCGCTACAGCGCGTGAGGGAGTTCAAGTGCGACTACTACTTCACCTCGCACGGCGAGGAAGTGCTCACCCGTGGCCGGTTCCTCGAAAAACTCGACGCCTTCGAGGCCCATTTCGACCGCCGCGACCGGCTGCTGCTGGAGGCCCTCTCGACCGGTGAGAAATCCGTTGACGAGCTGTGCCGGCTGGAGCTGGTCTACCGGTCGAAGACGCTCGCTGCGATGGAACACATGATCCACTTCGAGCGCAAGCATGTGAAAAAGCACCTGGACCTGCTGGAGGCTGCCGGCAAGGTCCGCCCGGTGGATGAAAGCCGCCGCCGCTACCAGCTCACCGCATGAGAACCGACAGGAACACCTCCGGATCCGGTCCGGCCAACGCCCGCGGCGTTTCGCTCCTCTTCAGGCTGTGGAGCCGCTTTTACGACAACCCGCTGCCCCAGCAGCTTTACTACCGCCGGGTTCACCGGAAGATCCTGAAGAAATGGGAACCACGGCCGGGCGAGAAAATCCTCGATGTGGGATGCGGGACGGGGATGTTCCTGCGTGATCTTGCCGTGCATTACCGGGGACTCGACCTGACCGGTCTCGACTTTTCAGGCGAAATGCTTGAGCAGGCCCGCCGCCCCCTGCCGGGTGCATCGGGTGGCGAACCCCAGTTCGTCCAGGGGTCGGTCTATGAAATGCCGTTTGCGGACAACACGTTCGACACGGTACTGAACACAATCTCCTGCCACTTCTATCTGGAGCAGGTCCGTGCGTTCCGTGAAATCTGCAGGGTGATGAAACCCGGCGGCCGGTTCCACTGCGCCGCAATCCGGTACGGCGTCCGGGGGCCTTTTGCGCGCAACTCGCTGACGGATATTGCCGTCTACTATCCGCCGGAGATCATGACGGACCATTTCACAGAGGCAGGGTTCAAGGTGCTGGGCTACGAGGATCTGTTCCCGAACGTGGTGATTTTCCGGCTCATAAAGCCCTGATTTTCCGGAAAAAGGCCGTCCTTCAGGCGTAAAGCCTCCTTCGCACCTGCCGCATAGGGCGGTGCGTAGGGGGGTTCCCGTTTCAGCCAGGATAACGGTGTTCCGGCCCGGAAATCTGTGGATATCACACCAAATCGCCTTTTCGTGCAGGTGTTTCGGACTGAAATACCCATATTTCATCCAGTTTCCCCTTTTGGTACCCACCTTGCTGTAGCGGGCCAAACCGGGAGGCCCGGAGGCTCCATCCGTTATTAAAGCCGGATGACCGCTCCCTTCCAGAAATAACAGGCGACACTCGAAACCGGACAGGCTGTAAATGCCCGTCCTTGTTTGGGAGTTCGCGATGAAAACGGAGACAGCCGCGTGAGCGACGCAGCAGGCGAGATTTGTTTTACCCTTTTTCCCCCATCCCGGTATTTCGATGCGGAGGCCCGGGCCCTTCGGGCCGCCGGTGCACTTCCCGTAGTGGATCTTTCCTATGCCGAGGCTGACGCAAGGGCCAAAGTCCTCGCTGCTATCCCGGCGGATGTCTCAATCGGTGTCATAATCGCACCCGACCTTGCTCCGGCGGAACTTTCCGGCCGCTCCATTCAGGCCGTGATCGTTCCTGTTGACTGGGAACTCGATGAAGGGGTGGACCTCGCCCAGTTCATCGCCCCCTTCCGTGCATTCCCTGTTTGGGTCGAAGTCACCTCCCGCGCCGGATGGGAACGTGCCTCGAAGGCAAGTCCCGCAGGCATCATCCTCAAGGGATTTGAGGCGGGTGGTGTCGTTGGCGAGGAGTCCAGTTTCATCCTCCTGCAGCGCTACGAGGGGAAGCTACCCGTCCTCGTTCGCGGCGGTATCGGACCCGATACGGCCGCCGCTGCAGTGGCAGGCGGTGCCCACGGCGTCGTGACCGACATTCAGACGTGGGGCGCGCTCCCGCTGGCTGACGATATCCGCCAGGCCATCCTGTCGCTTCAGGGAACCGATGCGGTGACGCTCCGCCTCACTGACCGGCACGTGATCCGGGTCGCCGGCAAGATGGGCGCCAAGGCGATGCGGACACTCCGCCAGGCCGAAGAGGCAATGCTGGTGGCCACCGTCGGCGAGCGGACGCCGGAAACCGACAAGATCCGCTCCGAGCGGGCTGAACTGCTGTACCGGGAACTCCAGAAGATCTCGACCGCTGCCTTCACTCCCGAAACCGGAAAGGTATTCGCCGTTGGTCAGGAAGTGGGCTGGGCCAAAACCTATGCTGCCCAGTACAACACTCCGGCTGCCATTGCGGCTGAAATTCTCAAGGTAATGAAGTCCTCCCCGCGCCGGGCGACGGAACAGTTCCCCTGGGTGGAAAACTCGGCCTTCGCCAGATCAGTGGGAGCGAAACTCCCCATATTCCAGGGACCGATGGCCCAGACAAGCGATGTCGCCGCCTTCGCCGAAAAGGTCATGGACCACGGCGTCGTGGCAAACCTCGCGCTGGGCAACATGCCGGGGACAGTTTGCGAAAAGCTCCTCAAGGACACACTGGCCATTTCCAGGGGCCGTCCTTTCGGCGGCGGGATCATCGGCCTCGAAGCCAACGCCTTTTTCCGCGACCAGCACATTGCACATATGAAGGCACTCCGTCCGCCGCTTGCTGTCGTCGCCGCCGGTACGACCGAGCAGGCACTCGACCTCACGGCGGCAGGTATCCGGTCATTCCTTCACACGCCGGTCCACACGCTGCTCGTAAACGCCATGGACCAGGGCCATTCCGATTTCATTCTCGAAGGAACCGAAGCCGGCGGCCATATTGGAAAGCTCACCTCGTTCGTCCTGTGGCAGT includes the following:
- a CDS encoding methyltransferase domain-containing protein, producing the protein MRTDRNTSGSGPANARGVSLLFRLWSRFYDNPLPQQLYYRRVHRKILKKWEPRPGEKILDVGCGTGMFLRDLAVHYRGLDLTGLDFSGEMLEQARRPLPGASGGEPQFVQGSVYEMPFADNTFDTVLNTISCHFYLEQVRAFREICRVMKPGGRFHCAAIRYGVRGPFARNSLTDIAVYYPPEIMTDHFTEAGFKVLGYEDLFPNVVIFRLIKP
- a CDS encoding MBL fold metallo-hydrolase, which translates into the protein MPADIVSTDHGVRIGDLEVLFGVAVKRQLLRANSLILHGPRPIVVDPAAQEPRHRELAAGNPILYFTHYHADHRAAEHVYPASTEVWASEADAEAIESMESFVNRVDRGSDGEQLRNSIRGLQMMFRIGPRKVSRRVTDGGLLEAGGCTGKVMALPGHTPGHSGIYFPGQSLLFITDIDLTAFGPWYGNDASDITLFKASLQRVREFKCDYYFTSHGEEVLTRGRFLEKLDAFEAHFDRRDRLLLEALSTGEKSVDELCRLELVYRSKTLAAMEHMIHFERKHVKKHLDLLEAAGKVRPVDESRRRYQLTA